A genomic window from Phoenix dactylifera cultivar Barhee BC4 unplaced genomic scaffold, palm_55x_up_171113_PBpolish2nd_filt_p 000092F, whole genome shotgun sequence includes:
- the LOC103717301 gene encoding putative FBD-associated F-box protein At1g61330 has protein sequence MEETPQIDRISQLPDILRLHILSLLPRRYAIRTGVLSNQWKDLWKHRFPGSISLDFSEKCSGGLEPDDLAAHVRSIFLKYHCWRIDSFHLSLFVFDHLQESVTSWIKHVVSRDVEDINLDFHPGQFLRPADLLLISENRFTLFEHYFQDTNGCGPVIAVMRLRWCELHPDFSFQSFRSLEVLNLFQVDVTDSIVERLVSNCPLLECLELRECNLLVYIEVSHPNSRIRRLAIIDCLNVEEIKISASNLQVFHSHGKFPTKYLFESTPSLNDVIMTSCIEEHLRKAEMVMGDNHVEVLTLCSRALQHIFGSTNSNFGAFGNLRELQLVMMQMTNENVMDIFHFFREFNFPVLEKIFIEFPTDLKDTPVFNFMNLPSAVAPEIHFNNLKMVKLTNFKNYKNEMMLVRFFIKNAVSLENIILVLDHETDCNFHSLQNEVSLMLRETGQVMVQLDDDGSVCPKHSKIYCNI, from the exons ATGGAAGAGACACCCCAAATAGACAGGATCAGCCAATTACCAGACATTCTTCGCCTCCATATCCTGTCTCTGCTTCCACGGCGATATGCCATAAGGACTGGTGTCCTTTCAAATCAATGGAAAGACTTGTGGAAGCACCGGTTCCCTGGGTCCATCAGTTtagatttttctgaaaaatgttCAGGTGGTTTAGAACCTGATGATCTTGCTGCACATGTCAGATCGATCTTCCTGAAGTATCACTGCTGGAGGATCGACTCATTTCACCTCTCGTTGTTCGTGTTTGACCACCTTCAGGAGTCCGTAACAAGCTGGATCAAGCATGTGGTATCAAGAGATGTTGAAGATATCAATCTTGACTTCCATCCAGGACAATTTCTCAGGCCAGCTGACCTCCTTTTGATCTCTGAAAATAGATTCACACTCTTTGAACATTATTTCCAAGACACAAATGGCTGCGGCCCAGTGATAGCGGTCATGCGTCTGAGATGGTGCGAACTGCATCCAGATTTCAGCTTCCAAAGCTTTCGTTCTCTGGAAGTTCTTAATCTGTTCCAGGTTGATGTTACTGACAGCATAGTAGAGAGACTAGTGTCCAACTGCCCACTGTTAGAATGTTTGGAGCTAAGAGAATGCAACTTGCTGGTTTACATCGAAGTCTCGCATCCTAATTCAAGGATTAGGAGGTTGGCTATCATTGACTGTTTGAATGTTGAAGAAATTAAGATATCTGCTTCTAATCTGCAAGTATTCCACTCGCATGGCAAATTTCCAACAAAATACTTGTTCGAGAGCACACCCTCGTTAAATGATGTTATTATGACTTCGTGCATCGAAGAGCATTTGAGGAAGGCAGAAATGGTGATGGGAGATAACCATGTTGAGGTGCTGACTCTATGTAGCAGGGCACTTCAG CATATATTTGGATCGACCAACTCCAATTTTGGTGCATTTGGAAACCTTCGAGAGCTTCAATTGGTGATGATGCAGATGACAAATGAAAATGTGATGGACATCTTCCACTTTTTCAGAGAATTCAATTTCCCTGTATTGGAGAAAATATTTATAGAG TTTCCAACAGATTTGAAGGATACTCCAGTGTTCAACTTCATGAATTTGCCCTCAGCAGTTGCACCAGAAATACATTTCAATAATCTTAAGATGGTGAAATTGACCAATTTCAAGAACTACAAGAATGAGATGATGTTAGTTcgtttttttattaagaatgcGGTCTCCCTGGAGAACATCATCTTAGTCCTCGATCATGAAACAGATTGCAATTTTCATAGCCTTCAAAATGAGGTGTCTCTCATGCTGAGAGAGACCGGGCAGGTAATGGTGCAATTAGATGATGACGGAAGTGTGTGCCCCAAACACAGTAAAATCTACTGCAACATCTAA